The proteins below are encoded in one region of Bremerella sp. P1:
- a CDS encoding DUF1592 domain-containing protein gives MTFHPQFVRTTLPLALLALVGFAQTSWADEEAVREKGRKIYSSMCADCHGEKGEGVDGAYEAALVGDASLGELTHQITKTMPEGDAEACVGPDAEAVAAFMHYAFYSEAARIRNRPPQITLARLTGNQLRQSLADLYSHFHGAPGYTEERGVKGIYFAGSRWKNENKKIERVDPMIDFDFGRESPGEGIKKEDFYIHWNGSILAEETGDYEIVVRSTVSFTMDFGKLGRTLIDNHVQSGDKTEFREIVRLTAGRAYPFKIDYIQRKRKTEQPPASISLSWVPPHGVEQLIPQRNIIPFTVEPTYSLQTKLPPDDRSYGFERGIAVDRQWDDSTTAAAIEFGIVAADELWPHYDRRNKKIPEENRARLKAFLTEFVETAFRTKLSDETKQLYIDQQVAQCPDDNEAIRRVVLMTLKSPRFLYPQTDATDSLSQKVANRLALTFYDSIPSDRWLLDKIERDQLQNEQQIREAAWRMVNDYRTRGKTREMLHEWLNIGHFGEITKDEARFPGFKPELIADMRTSLDYFLDDIVWSEKSDYRELFTTDWAYTTDRMAQFYGDQWKPAEATNPEADKLPRGPGPAEMRKTAGGGEHRLGLLTHPYLMSGLAYTDTTSPIHRGVFLIRYMLGRTLRPPNAAFTPLSPDLHPDLTTRERVSLQTSPESCQVCHSRINGLGFTMERFDAVGRFRETERERQVNAQGTYTTRDGREVTFQNEQELAKFLAESDDAHRAFVSRAFQHFVKQPVAAYGPEKLDELTEKFKNSGYNIRALLVEIAVIAAMEPHNTKIAG, from the coding sequence ATGACCTTCCATCCTCAGTTCGTTCGTACCACCCTGCCGCTTGCGCTGTTGGCACTTGTTGGTTTCGCCCAAACGTCTTGGGCCGACGAGGAAGCTGTGCGCGAAAAGGGGCGGAAGATCTACAGTTCGATGTGCGCCGATTGCCACGGCGAAAAAGGGGAAGGCGTCGACGGTGCCTACGAAGCGGCATTGGTTGGCGATGCCAGCCTCGGCGAGCTGACGCACCAGATCACTAAGACCATGCCCGAAGGGGACGCCGAAGCATGTGTCGGTCCCGATGCCGAAGCGGTCGCTGCATTCATGCACTATGCGTTCTATAGCGAAGCGGCCCGCATCCGAAATCGTCCTCCGCAAATCACGCTGGCGCGTCTCACCGGCAATCAACTCCGTCAGAGCCTGGCCGATCTTTACAGTCACTTTCATGGCGCTCCTGGCTACACTGAAGAACGTGGTGTGAAAGGGATCTACTTTGCTGGCTCGCGTTGGAAGAACGAGAACAAAAAGATCGAACGCGTCGATCCGATGATCGACTTTGACTTCGGTCGCGAAAGCCCCGGCGAAGGCATCAAGAAGGAAGACTTCTACATCCATTGGAACGGCAGTATCCTCGCCGAGGAAACGGGCGACTATGAAATCGTCGTCCGCAGTACCGTTTCGTTCACCATGGACTTCGGTAAGCTCGGTCGTACTCTGATCGACAACCACGTGCAGTCCGGTGACAAAACCGAATTCCGCGAGATCGTTCGACTGACGGCAGGTCGTGCTTATCCCTTTAAGATCGATTACATCCAGCGAAAGCGAAAGACCGAGCAGCCGCCGGCCAGCATCTCGCTCTCGTGGGTTCCACCGCACGGCGTCGAGCAGCTCATACCGCAGCGGAACATCATTCCGTTTACCGTCGAGCCAACGTACTCGCTGCAAACGAAGCTTCCGCCAGACGATCGCAGCTACGGCTTCGAGCGTGGGATCGCTGTCGATCGACAATGGGACGACTCGACCACTGCGGCTGCCATCGAGTTTGGTATTGTCGCCGCTGACGAGCTGTGGCCTCATTACGATCGACGCAACAAGAAGATTCCCGAAGAGAATCGTGCTCGCCTGAAGGCGTTCCTCACCGAGTTCGTCGAGACCGCTTTTCGTACGAAGCTTTCCGACGAAACGAAGCAGCTTTACATCGATCAACAGGTGGCCCAGTGCCCTGACGACAACGAAGCCATTCGTCGTGTCGTGCTGATGACGCTCAAGTCGCCACGGTTCTTGTATCCACAAACCGATGCGACCGATTCGCTCTCGCAGAAGGTGGCCAACCGCCTGGCGTTGACCTTCTACGATTCGATTCCGTCCGACCGGTGGTTGCTGGACAAGATCGAACGCGATCAGCTGCAAAACGAACAGCAAATCCGCGAAGCTGCCTGGCGGATGGTCAACGATTACCGTACCCGCGGCAAGACGCGTGAGATGCTGCACGAATGGCTCAACATCGGTCACTTCGGCGAGATCACCAAGGACGAAGCCCGCTTCCCTGGCTTTAAGCCGGAACTGATCGCCGACATGCGGACCTCGCTCGACTACTTCCTCGACGACATCGTCTGGAGCGAGAAGAGCGACTACCGCGAACTGTTCACCACCGACTGGGCTTACACCACCGATCGCATGGCCCAGTTCTACGGCGACCAGTGGAAGCCTGCCGAGGCCACCAATCCCGAGGCCGACAAACTGCCGCGCGGCCCTGGTCCGGCCGAAATGCGAAAGACAGCCGGCGGTGGCGAGCACCGACTTGGTCTGCTGACGCATCCTTACCTGATGAGTGGCCTGGCTTACACCGATACTACTTCGCCCATTCATCGTGGCGTGTTCCTCATTCGCTACATGCTTGGTCGTACGCTGCGTCCGCCGAATGCCGCGTTTACGCCGCTCAGCCCGGACTTGCATCCCGACCTAACCACGCGTGAACGTGTCTCGCTGCAGACCAGCCCTGAAAGCTGCCAGGTTTGCCACTCGCGAATCAATGGCCTGGGGTTCACGATGGAACGATTCGACGCGGTCGGTCGTTTCCGCGAGACCGAGCGAGAACGCCAGGTGAACGCCCAGGGGACCTACACCACGCGTGACGGACGCGAAGTGACCTTCCAAAACGAACAAGAGCTGGCCAAGTTTCTGGCCGAAAGTGACGACGCCCATCGGGCCTTCGTCAGCCGAGCTTTTCAGCATTTCGTCAAACAGCCAGTAGCTGCCTATGGGCCAGAAAAGCTGGACGAATTGACTGAGAAGTTCAAAAATAGTGGATATAACATCCGCGCCCTGTTGGTCGAGATCGCAGTGATCGCGGCCATGGAACCCCACAACACCAAGATCGCAGGATGA
- a CDS encoding sulfatase: MLRPTLIALLFSFAVLSQAFADDRPNFVLIYADDMGWKDVGYQGSDFYETPVIDALAKQGMAFSAGYACAGNCAPSRACMLSGQYTPRHHLYAVYSTNRGPKNEMRLNPIPNRDGLNPENYTLAEALKDAGYATGHFGKWHLSGKDGANPSKQGFDETYDSFGDGELKEGTETNKKGPPSDPKGVFTLTDKACAFIEKNRDRPFFCYLPHHAIHGPLQGQPKTVGHFEAKPKGENHKSVMYAACTYDLDESVGRLLKKLDELKLADKTMVIFTSDNGATPQSLQEPLRGNKGGYYEGGIREPFIIRWPGKIKPGRTCDVPVIQVDLYPTILDAAGISVPKDKVLDGESLMPLLTGKGQLERSAIFWHFPGYLNTAVTRGRPLDVRTGFRSRPVTVINKDHWKLHLYHEEWVLDGGSEKLPENGAVELYDLRKDIGERHDLAASNPEKRDELLADVLRWHESVGALIPTEPNPKYAPGPAKKGKGKKKK, translated from the coding sequence ATGCTTCGCCCCACGCTTATCGCCTTGCTGTTTTCCTTCGCGGTCCTTTCCCAGGCGTTTGCGGACGACCGTCCCAACTTCGTGCTGATCTACGCCGATGACATGGGCTGGAAGGACGTTGGCTACCAGGGAAGCGACTTCTACGAAACGCCTGTCATCGATGCGTTGGCGAAGCAGGGCATGGCGTTCTCGGCTGGCTATGCCTGTGCTGGCAACTGCGCACCGAGCCGGGCCTGTATGCTTTCGGGGCAGTACACCCCGCGGCATCATCTGTACGCCGTCTATAGCACCAACCGCGGTCCTAAAAATGAGATGCGGCTGAATCCCATTCCCAACCGCGATGGTCTCAACCCCGAGAACTACACACTGGCCGAAGCCCTGAAAGATGCTGGCTATGCGACGGGGCACTTCGGCAAGTGGCACCTGTCTGGCAAGGATGGAGCCAACCCGAGCAAGCAAGGCTTCGACGAAACGTACGATTCGTTCGGCGATGGCGAGCTAAAGGAAGGAACCGAAACCAATAAAAAAGGACCACCCAGCGACCCCAAAGGCGTCTTCACCCTGACCGACAAAGCATGTGCGTTCATCGAGAAGAATCGCGATCGTCCTTTCTTCTGTTACCTGCCGCATCATGCGATCCATGGGCCACTGCAAGGACAACCGAAAACGGTCGGCCACTTCGAAGCCAAGCCCAAAGGCGAAAACCACAAGTCGGTCATGTACGCGGCCTGTACGTACGACCTGGATGAAAGCGTTGGACGTTTGCTGAAGAAGCTCGACGAGTTGAAGCTGGCCGACAAAACGATGGTCATCTTCACCAGCGACAACGGCGCGACGCCGCAGTCGCTTCAGGAACCGCTGCGAGGCAACAAAGGAGGCTACTACGAAGGAGGCATTCGCGAGCCGTTCATCATTCGTTGGCCGGGCAAGATCAAGCCGGGCAGGACGTGTGATGTGCCGGTCATTCAGGTCGATCTCTATCCGACCATTCTCGACGCCGCTGGCATCTCGGTCCCCAAGGACAAAGTCCTCGACGGCGAAAGCCTGATGCCGCTGCTGACTGGCAAAGGACAGCTCGAGCGTTCGGCGATCTTCTGGCATTTCCCAGGCTATCTGAACACGGCCGTCACGCGGGGACGTCCGCTCGATGTTCGCACCGGCTTTCGCTCGCGACCGGTGACCGTCATCAACAAAGATCATTGGAAGCTGCATCTCTATCACGAAGAGTGGGTGCTTGATGGTGGCTCCGAGAAGCTGCCTGAAAACGGTGCCGTCGAACTCTACGATCTGCGGAAGGACATTGGCGAACGCCATGACCTGGCCGCTTCGAACCCCGAGAAGCGGGACGAACTGCTGGCCGACGTGCTCCGCTGGCATGAAAGTGTCGGGGCGTTGATCCCCACCGAGCCGAATCCGAAATACGCACCAGGCCCCGCGAAAAAGGGGAAGGGTAAGAAGAAAAAGTAG
- a CDS encoding alpha/beta fold hydrolase: protein MKCSARLLSVLGCLFLVGPIFAQAPSFDRLDRNSDGKIEKDELPERAQQLFGRLDSDSDGSVTKEEFETFEKRRAQMQRQRQGQRPQLGNNVEGIEITRDIPYGDEKINRQKLDIAVPEKRSTDKPLPVIVLIHGGGWQGGTHGPYLSRAIPLVRSGDYAAVSIGYRLTDVASWPTQIHDCQAGLRWVKANAEKYNWDPDKIVVWGSSAGGHLVAMLGVSADVPELDGKLGPHADQSLKVAGVIDFFGPANMLTMGDGPGFERHNSPDSPESKLLGGTAKENVDVAKSASPQFHVSEGDAPILILHGTKDGTVPFQQSVDFHETLTKAGVDSTFVPVEGAGHGFAGQEVNERVEAFLQKILQGKDIEVSDKPIKSSQPQQRRRQQGPRGE, encoded by the coding sequence ATGAAATGCTCAGCGCGGTTACTTTCTGTTCTTGGTTGTCTCTTTCTCGTCGGGCCGATCTTCGCCCAGGCACCATCCTTCGATCGGCTCGATCGCAACAGCGATGGCAAGATTGAAAAGGACGAATTGCCTGAGCGTGCTCAGCAGCTGTTCGGCCGACTCGATAGTGATTCGGACGGGAGCGTTACCAAGGAAGAATTCGAGACCTTTGAAAAGCGACGGGCTCAAATGCAACGACAGCGTCAAGGTCAGCGACCGCAGCTAGGCAACAACGTAGAAGGCATCGAGATCACGCGTGACATTCCTTACGGCGACGAGAAGATCAATCGGCAGAAGCTGGACATCGCCGTGCCGGAGAAGCGTTCGACCGACAAGCCACTGCCGGTGATCGTGTTGATTCACGGGGGCGGCTGGCAAGGCGGAACCCATGGGCCATACCTGAGTCGTGCCATTCCCCTGGTGCGTAGCGGCGACTATGCCGCGGTCTCGATCGGATATCGCTTGACCGACGTGGCCAGCTGGCCGACGCAGATTCACGATTGCCAGGCCGGTCTCCGCTGGGTCAAAGCCAATGCCGAAAAGTACAACTGGGACCCCGATAAGATCGTCGTCTGGGGAAGTTCCGCAGGCGGTCATCTCGTGGCGATGCTCGGTGTCTCGGCCGACGTACCTGAGCTGGACGGCAAGCTGGGACCCCACGCCGATCAATCGCTGAAGGTCGCTGGCGTGATCGATTTCTTCGGCCCGGCCAACATGCTGACGATGGGCGATGGTCCTGGGTTTGAACGCCACAACAGCCCCGACTCGCCGGAGAGCAAGCTGCTGGGTGGCACGGCGAAAGAGAACGTCGACGTCGCCAAGTCGGCTTCTCCTCAGTTCCATGTTTCGGAAGGGGACGCTCCGATCTTGATCCTGCATGGGACGAAAGATGGCACCGTGCCGTTTCAGCAGTCGGTCGACTTCCACGAGACGCTGACCAAGGCAGGCGTCGACTCGACCTTCGTGCCGGTAGAAGGGGCTGGTCATGGCTTCGCTGGTCAGGAAGTCAACGAGCGCGTCGAGGCGTTTTTGCAGAAGATTCTGCAAGGTAAGGACATCGAAGTAAGCGATAAGCCGATCAAGAGCTCGCAGCCTCAACAGCGACGTCGGCAACAAGGTCCTCGCGGCGAATAA
- a CDS encoding FAD:protein FMN transferase, whose protein sequence is MQSYSTASLLWLAVFLGCQQAAPPDPVATIEGQTMGTTYHIRVVTLPEGPQRLLKLQEKVDELLAEVNRQMSTYDPDSELSRFNKSPAGEWFPVSSQLIEVVLAAQQISHATDGAFDVTVGPAVNLWRFGPDKKRKEFPTDDEIDQASKLVGYQQVEVQVDPPALRKAQDNVYVDLSAIAKGYGVDVVFELIQREGFTDFMVEIGGEVRATGLKPTGEPWLIGIETPADDVRKYDLIVGLRDKALATSGDYRNFFKHEGQRYSHTINPKTGRPVEHDLASVSVLFENCMLADGYATAFLVLGPVEGYNFAQEHEMAVFFQMRKEDGTVETKATTAWQQYQLN, encoded by the coding sequence ATGCAAAGCTACAGTACGGCCAGCCTCTTATGGCTGGCCGTTTTCCTTGGATGCCAACAAGCTGCCCCGCCAGACCCGGTCGCGACCATTGAAGGTCAGACGATGGGGACCACGTATCACATTCGCGTGGTCACCTTACCTGAAGGTCCCCAGCGGTTGCTCAAGCTCCAGGAAAAGGTCGACGAGCTTTTGGCTGAGGTCAATCGTCAGATGTCGACCTACGATCCCGATTCAGAACTCTCTCGATTCAACAAGTCCCCGGCCGGTGAGTGGTTCCCCGTTTCGAGCCAACTGATCGAAGTCGTTCTGGCAGCTCAGCAGATCAGTCACGCCACCGACGGAGCGTTCGACGTGACTGTTGGGCCGGCCGTGAACCTATGGCGGTTTGGTCCCGATAAGAAGCGAAAAGAGTTTCCGACTGACGACGAGATCGATCAGGCCAGCAAGCTAGTCGGTTACCAGCAGGTAGAGGTCCAGGTCGATCCGCCAGCACTTCGCAAAGCCCAAGACAACGTCTACGTCGACTTGTCCGCGATCGCGAAAGGGTATGGCGTTGACGTTGTCTTCGAGTTGATCCAGCGGGAAGGCTTCACCGATTTCATGGTCGAGATCGGTGGCGAAGTCCGCGCGACCGGCCTGAAGCCTACTGGCGAGCCATGGCTGATTGGAATCGAAACGCCAGCGGACGATGTCCGGAAGTATGATCTGATTGTCGGCCTGCGAGACAAGGCGCTCGCGACCTCAGGCGACTACCGCAATTTCTTCAAGCACGAAGGCCAGCGTTACTCGCATACGATCAATCCCAAGACCGGCAGACCGGTCGAGCACGACCTGGCATCGGTCAGTGTCCTGTTTGAAAACTGCATGCTGGCCGACGGCTATGCGACCGCTTTTTTGGTCTTGGGGCCGGTCGAAGGATATAATTTCGCACAAGAGCACGAAATGGCCGTTTTCTTCCAGATGCGGAAAGAGGATGGCACCGTCGAGACAAAAGCTACCACTGCCTGGCAGCAGTACCAATTGAATTAG
- the nqrF gene encoding NADH:ubiquinone reductase (Na(+)-transporting) subunit F, translating to MAIVLGVSMFTGVVLLLVVIILLAKKALVPSGDVQIDINEHTKDICVPAGGKLLNALADQGVFVSSACGGGGTCAQCIVRVKSGGGDILPTERSHINKRQAREGYRLSCQVAVKQDMEIEVPHEALETKKWECEVISNRNVATFIKEFKLKIPEGESVPFKAGGYIQIEVPPHELNYKDFDIEEEYHEDWDKFNLWRYTSKVDEPVIRAYSMANYPGEKGIIMLNVRVASPPPRAPEGTPPGKVSSYIFNCKPGDKVTISGPYGEFFINDSDAEMVYIGGGAGMAPLRSHIFELFKNIKTGRKVTYWYGGRSLRELFYVEEFREIEEQFPNFKFNIALSDPLPEDNWTGYQGFIHQVLLENYLKDHPAPEDIEYYMCGPPMMNQAVFKMLDDLGVEPENIRFDDFGG from the coding sequence ATGGCAATTGTTCTCGGCGTGAGCATGTTCACAGGGGTGGTTTTGCTCCTGGTGGTCATCATTCTCTTGGCCAAGAAGGCTTTGGTGCCGTCCGGCGATGTTCAGATCGACATCAACGAACACACCAAGGACATCTGTGTCCCGGCTGGCGGCAAACTGCTTAACGCACTTGCCGACCAGGGCGTGTTCGTCTCCTCGGCCTGCGGTGGCGGTGGTACGTGTGCCCAATGTATTGTCCGCGTGAAGAGCGGTGGCGGCGACATTCTGCCAACCGAGCGATCGCACATCAACAAGCGTCAGGCACGCGAAGGCTATCGTCTTTCCTGCCAGGTGGCTGTGAAGCAGGACATGGAAATCGAAGTCCCGCACGAAGCCCTGGAAACCAAGAAGTGGGAATGCGAAGTCATCTCGAATCGCAACGTCGCCACGTTCATTAAAGAATTCAAGCTGAAGATTCCTGAAGGCGAATCCGTTCCCTTCAAGGCCGGTGGTTATATCCAGATCGAAGTTCCTCCGCACGAACTGAATTACAAAGACTTCGACATTGAAGAGGAATACCACGAAGACTGGGACAAGTTCAACCTCTGGCGTTACACCAGCAAGGTCGACGAGCCGGTCATCCGTGCTTACTCGATGGCCAACTACCCGGGCGAAAAGGGCATCATCATGCTCAACGTCCGTGTTGCTTCGCCTCCGCCGCGTGCTCCTGAAGGCACGCCTCCGGGTAAGGTTTCCAGTTACATCTTTAACTGCAAGCCTGGCGACAAGGTGACCATCAGCGGTCCTTACGGTGAGTTCTTCATCAACGATAGCGACGCCGAAATGGTCTACATCGGTGGTGGTGCCGGTATGGCTCCGCTGCGTAGCCATATCTTCGAGCTGTTCAAGAACATCAAGACCGGCCGCAAGGTGACCTACTGGTACGGTGGTCGTAGTCTTCGCGAATTGTTCTACGTGGAAGAGTTCCGCGAGATCGAAGAGCAGTTCCCCAACTTCAAGTTCAACATCGCGTTGTCCGATCCGCTGCCGGAAGACAACTGGACCGGGTACCAGGGATTCATTCACCAGGTGCTGTTGGAAAACTACCTGAAGGATCACCCGGCTCCCGAAGACATCGAATACTACATGTGTGGTCCGCCAATGATGAACCAGGCCGTCTTTAAGATGCTGGACGATCTGGGCGTCGAACCAGAAAACATCCGCTTCGACGACTTCGGCGGCTAA
- the nqrE gene encoding NADH:ubiquinone reductase (Na(+)-transporting) subunit E, with amino-acid sequence MESYLTIALKAIFSENLALSFFLGMCTFLAVSKNVKTALGLGLAVIAVMGITIPANQLLYSFFLKKGAMAWISPSLGDMDLSFLGLISYIGVIAAIVQILEMTLDRYVPALYAALGIFLPLITVNCAILGGSLFMVERNYNFGQSVVYGLSAGFGWALAIAALAGIREKLKYSDVPDGLKGLGITFITAGLMAMAFMSFGGMIQ; translated from the coding sequence ATGGAAAGCTATTTGACCATTGCCCTCAAGGCAATCTTCAGCGAAAACCTAGCCCTCTCGTTCTTCCTGGGAATGTGTACGTTCCTGGCTGTTTCTAAGAACGTGAAGACGGCCCTTGGTTTGGGGTTGGCCGTGATTGCGGTCATGGGAATCACCATTCCTGCCAACCAGTTGCTGTACTCCTTCTTCCTCAAGAAGGGTGCGATGGCTTGGATCAGTCCTAGCCTGGGCGATATGGACCTGAGCTTTCTTGGTCTGATCAGCTACATCGGCGTGATCGCGGCGATCGTGCAGATCCTGGAAATGACGCTCGATCGTTACGTGCCTGCCCTGTACGCGGCCCTGGGTATCTTCCTGCCGCTGATTACCGTGAACTGTGCCATCCTCGGTGGTTCGCTGTTCATGGTCGAACGTAATTACAACTTCGGTCAAAGCGTGGTTTATGGTTTGTCGGCCGGTTTCGGTTGGGCATTGGCCATCGCCGCTTTGGCTGGTATTCGTGAAAAGCTGAAATACAGCGACGTGCCAGATGGCCTGAAAGGCCTGGGGATCACGTTCATCACCGCCGGTCTGATGGCAATGGCCTTCATGTCGTTCGGCGGTATGATTCAGTAA
- a CDS encoding NADH:ubiquinone reductase (Na(+)-transporting) subunit D, translated as MADSQSPKDVLLDPVVHNNPIALQVLGICSALAVTSKLETSFVMCIAVIAVTACSNLGVSLIRKFIPSSIRIIVQMTIIASLVIVVDQLLKAFAYDISKQMSVFVGLIITNCIVMGRAEAFAMKHKPGISFLDGIGNGLGYSMILLIVGFFRELFGSGKLFGIEVMPDAYVGNGLMLLPPSAFFLIGFIIWVVRTFNPDQVESEG; from the coding sequence ATGGCTGATTCGCAGTCTCCTAAGGACGTTTTGCTCGACCCCGTCGTGCATAACAATCCGATCGCTTTGCAGGTCCTGGGGATCTGTTCCGCGTTGGCCGTGACTTCCAAGCTGGAAACATCGTTCGTGATGTGTATCGCCGTCATCGCGGTGACCGCTTGCTCGAACTTGGGTGTGAGCCTGATTCGTAAGTTCATCCCCAGTAGCATTCGTATTATCGTCCAGATGACGATCATTGCGTCGCTGGTGATCGTGGTCGATCAGTTGCTCAAAGCGTTCGCCTATGACATCAGTAAGCAGATGTCGGTGTTCGTCGGCCTGATCATCACCAACTGTATCGTGATGGGGCGTGCCGAAGCATTTGCCATGAAGCACAAGCCGGGGATCAGTTTCCTCGACGGTATTGGTAATGGTTTGGGTTACTCGATGATCCTGCTGATCGTCGGTTTTTTCCGCGAACTGTTTGGTAGTGGCAAGCTGTTTGGTATCGAAGTCATGCCGGACGCCTATGTCGGCAACGGCTTGATGCTGCTGCCACCCAGTGCGTTCTTCCTGATCGGCTTCATCATTTGGGTCGTTCGGACGTTTAATCCAGATCAAGTCGAGTCGGAGGGTTAA
- a CDS encoding Na(+)-translocating NADH-quinone reductase subunit C: protein MRRDSVAGTILVAAVLCVVCSVIVSGTAVGLKSIQQANAELDKQRNVLAAAGLLEKGDSTEQITAKFEKIEKQIINLETGEVASDEELKEAGVSDPATYNPAEARDNPKLNREVDGLTGIPRTEKFADVYLVKSEDGALTGVVLPIYGKGLWSTMYGFLALESDLDTAKGITFYQHGETPGLGGEVDNQVWKDKWPGKEVRNDEGKVLIEVVKGIGMGESQVDGLSGATITTKGVNNFVRFWLGEQGFGPYLESLKTKEKSNG, encoded by the coding sequence ATGCGACGTGATAGTGTTGCCGGAACCATTTTGGTTGCCGCAGTTTTATGCGTGGTCTGCTCCGTCATCGTGAGTGGAACAGCCGTTGGCCTGAAGAGCATTCAACAGGCCAATGCGGAACTCGATAAACAACGAAATGTGCTCGCTGCCGCCGGACTCCTCGAGAAAGGTGATAGCACCGAGCAGATTACGGCCAAGTTCGAGAAGATCGAGAAGCAGATCATCAACCTGGAAACAGGCGAAGTCGCTTCCGACGAAGAACTGAAAGAAGCTGGCGTGTCCGATCCTGCCACCTACAATCCTGCTGAAGCTCGGGACAACCCCAAGCTGAACCGCGAGGTTGATGGTCTGACAGGCATTCCCCGAACCGAAAAGTTCGCCGATGTCTACCTGGTGAAGTCAGAAGATGGTGCCCTAACGGGCGTCGTGCTTCCGATCTACGGCAAGGGACTGTGGTCGACGATGTACGGCTTTTTGGCCCTCGAGTCCGACCTGGACACTGCCAAGGGAATCACCTTCTACCAGCATGGCGAAACGCCAGGCTTGGGTGGTGAAGTCGATAACCAGGTCTGGAAAGACAAGTGGCCTGGCAAAGAAGTCCGCAACGACGAAGGCAAGGTCCTGATCGAAGTCGTCAAAGGTATCGGCATGGGTGAATCGCAAGTCGACGGTCTTTCTGGCGCGACGATCACCACCAAGGGTGTGAACAACTTTGTCCGCTTCTGGCTAGGCGAGCAAGGCTTCGGACCGTATCTCGAAAGTCTGAAAACGAAGGAGAAGTCCAATGGCTGA
- a CDS encoding NADH:ubiquinone reductase (Na(+)-transporting) subunit B gives MKFIRGMLDKVEPMFLEGGKLERLYPLYEAADTFLYTPPDRAKGLTHVRDGLDLKRTMIFVVLSLLPCIYMALWNTGYQANFQIANGASPTADWHESIFQMTGLSHDPSSWIANMVLGAIFFLPVYIVTMTVGGTIELIFSIVRKHEINEGFLVTGMLFPLILPPTIPLWQVAAGIGFGVLVGKEVFGGTGKNFLNPALTARAFLYFSYATDLTGDKIWSAVSPDGFSGATTLGIVASAADGTTMEQAMQQVDGHGVTWNQAFLGVMQGSMGETSVLACLLGAAFLICTGIGSWRIMLGCLIGAMGLSGVFYLVSDDVLYGMAPWWHLVVGGFAFGTVFMATDPVSAAMTRTGKWVYGILIGVVTILIRGVSPAFPEGIMLAILFGNVMAPLIDYFVLQANIKRRKARYAT, from the coding sequence ATGAAATTTATACGCGGAATGCTCGATAAGGTCGAACCAATGTTCCTCGAAGGAGGAAAGTTGGAACGACTCTATCCGCTGTACGAAGCGGCGGATACGTTTTTGTACACGCCACCAGATCGTGCCAAGGGTTTGACCCATGTGCGCGACGGGTTGGACCTGAAGCGAACGATGATCTTCGTCGTTCTCTCCCTGCTCCCATGTATCTACATGGCATTGTGGAACACGGGGTACCAGGCCAACTTCCAGATCGCCAATGGTGCTTCGCCAACGGCTGACTGGCACGAGTCGATCTTTCAGATGACCGGGCTCAGTCACGATCCGTCTAGCTGGATCGCGAACATGGTGCTGGGGGCGATCTTCTTCCTGCCGGTGTACATCGTCACGATGACCGTCGGTGGTACGATCGAATTGATCTTCAGCATCGTGCGGAAGCACGAGATCAACGAAGGCTTCCTGGTCACCGGGATGCTCTTTCCGCTGATTCTGCCTCCGACCATTCCACTGTGGCAGGTTGCCGCAGGTATTGGTTTCGGCGTGCTGGTTGGTAAAGAAGTCTTCGGTGGTACCGGTAAGAACTTCCTGAACCCGGCTCTGACCGCTCGTGCGTTCCTGTACTTCTCGTACGCGACTGACCTGACCGGTGATAAAATCTGGTCGGCTGTTTCGCCGGACGGTTTCAGTGGAGCCACGACGCTGGGTATTGTTGCTTCGGCTGCCGATGGCACGACGATGGAGCAGGCCATGCAGCAAGTCGACGGCCACGGGGTTACCTGGAATCAGGCCTTCTTGGGTGTGATGCAGGGTTCGATGGGCGAAACTTCGGTGCTCGCTTGTTTGCTCGGTGCGGCCTTCCTGATTTGCACGGGCATTGGTTCGTGGCGAATCATGCTTGGCTGCTTGATCGGTGCGATGGGCCTCTCAGGCGTCTTCTACCTGGTCAGCGATGACGTCCTGTACGGCATGGCTCCTTGGTGGCACCTGGTCGTGGGTGGCTTTGCCTTCGGTACGGTCTTCATGGCGACCGACCCTGTCTCCGCAGCAATGACCCGCACCGGCAAATGGGTTTACGGCATCCTGATTGGTGTTGTCACCATTCTGATTCGTGGTGTCAGCCCGGCCTTCCCGGAAGGGATCATGTTGGCGATCTTGTTCGGCAACGTCATGGCGCCGCTGATCGACTACTTTGTTCTGCAAGCTAACATCAAACGGAGAAAGGCCCGCTATGCGACGTGA